The proteins below come from a single Yamadazyma tenuis chromosome 5, complete sequence genomic window:
- the ESF1 gene encoding pre-rRNA-processing protein esf1 (EggNog:ENOG503NU82; COG:S; BUSCO:EOG09261FAX) has protein sequence MAKDKGKSGHNKPITTDGRFSSVHSDPRFKLPQLKSAKVKVDERFSRKEIDSLNARSSGKKAKVDRYGRKIAEEESKFDKYFRESSSEEENSENSDQSDEDSDSEDDKSDEDSDDESNESDDTAVASFDRARGEGLQSSSESDSSSSEDSESEDEVEAESDIELEQGKPEEGEPSNTFAVVNMDWDNVQAVDLMATFVSFVPKTGFIESITVYPSEFGKEQMQKEQIEGPPKDLFKKKKAKKDDSDSDEEIDTKTAAGLERAAQKLYEEDDGEDYDSKALRRYQLQRLRYYYAVVKCDSVITAKNIYDNCDGTEYESTSNIFDLRYVPNGMEFESSEARDVCTKVPTNYKPSTFVTDALQHSKVKLTWDETPKERLAVSGRSFSQREIEEMDFKAYLASDSEDEEDQVSTKDKYKMLLAGKGFGTERKDSDDDVDMEISFNPGLDEEKAKAKNAEEMDTLTAYKLKQKERRKARMERFKEKSKDEVEEPETQTSRKNKKNDKNKNDKATAELELLMMNENDEKEDNHFNMKDIIKAEKKKGKKNKKTADLDIQDNFEVNLDDDRFNEIFEDRDYKIDPTNTDFKQTKTMKKILSERSKRQADTKNQQPAKKARVDRGNRDDNSGDVRALADKLKRKHKHLK, from the coding sequence ATGGCCAAAGATAAGGGAAAAAGCGGTCACAACAAGCCCATTACCACTGATGGAAGGTTTTCATCAGTGCATTCCGACCCACGGTTTAAGCTCCCGCAGTTAAAGCTGGCAAAAGTGAAGGTGGACGAAAGATTCAGCAGAAAAGAGATTGATAGCTTAAACGCTAGATCATCAGGAAAGAAGGCCAAAGTCGATCGTTACGGCAGAAAAATTGCGGAAGAAGAGCTGAAGTTCGACAAGTACTTCAGAGAGAGCTCTTCGGAAGAGGAAAACAGTGAGAACAGTGATCAAAGTGATGAGGACTCTGATAGTGAAGATGACAAGAGCGATGAAGATTCCGATGATGAATCTAATGAATCTGACGACACTGCTGTGGCTTCCTTCGACAGGGCCAGAGGAGAAGGCTTGCAGTCATCTTCGGAGTCGGACTCCAGCTCATCGGAAGACTCTgaaagtgaagatgaagtagAAGCAGAATCTGATAtcgaacttgaacaaggaaaACCGGAAGAGGGGGAGCCTTCCAATACCTTTGCGGTGGTTAATATGGACTGGGACAATGTCCAAGCGGTTGATTTGATGGCGACATTTGTGTCTTTTGTTCCCAAGACCGGATTCATTGAATCAATCACTGTGTATCCATCTGAGTTCGGGAAAGAGCAGATGCAAAAGGAACAAATCGAGGGCCCTCCCAAGGACTTGtttaagaagaaaaaagCCAAAAAGGACGATTCGGACTCTGACGAGGAAATTGACACCAAAACTGCTGCTGGTTTAGAACGGGCTGCCCAAAAATTATAtgaggaagatgatggaGAAGACTACGATAGTAAGGCGTTGCGTCGGTACCAGTTGCAGCGGTTGCGGTACTACTACGCGGTGGTAAAGTGTGATAGTGTCATCACTGCCAAAAATATCTACGATAACTGTGACGGTACTGAGTACGAatccacctccaatatcTTTGATTTACGTTACGTTCCAAACGGAATGGAGTTCGAGTCATCTGAAGCCCGGGACGTGTGCACCAAGGTCCCCACCAATTATAAACCCTCTACGTTTGTGACAGATGCCTTGCAACACTCCAAAGTGAAATTGACGTGGGACGAAACTCCTAAAGAACGTCTTGCTGTGTCGGGACGGCTGTTCTCTCAGCGTGAGATCGAAGAAATGGACTTCAAGGCTTACTTGGCCTCCGAcagtgaagatgaggaagatCAGGTGTCTACCAAAGACAAGTATAAGATGTTATTGGCAGGTAAGGGCTTTGGAACTGAGCGGAAAGATAGTGACGACGATGTGGACATGGAGATTTCATTCAACCCAGGCTTGGACGAAGAGAAGGCCAAGGCCAAGAATGCAGAGGAAATGGACACGTTGACGGCgtacaaactcaaacagAAAGAACGTCGGAAGGCTAGAATGGAGCGGTTTAAAGAGAAGCTGAAGGACGAGGTGGAAGAACCAGAGACCCAGACCAGCAGGAAGAATAAGAAAAACGATAAGAACAAGAACGACAAGGCAACCGCAGAATTGGAGCTTCTTATGATGAATGAAAACGACGAAAAAGAAGATAACCATTTCAACATgaaagatatcatcaaggcagagaagaagaaaggtaaaaagaacaagaaaacGGCCGATCTCGACATCCAAGACAACTTCGAGGTGAACCTTGATGACGACCGTTTCAACGAGATCTTTGAAGACCGGGACTACAAAATTGACCCTACT
- the RTC5 gene encoding Restriction of telomere capping protein 5 (EggNog:ENOG503NXSI; COG:S), with the protein MGQISSTEADGHRGGHGTGTAVSLPEGAVVENLAKADVIHQFHGACKAVLRPLEAAAIATKVNSTTLDEKTGLTPSDLAFLLQLADTADDVGSSDSGLVRSIRIIYDSCKVMESFPFISETAFDSAHSLTLDGIIAAAAFHSGRYRAIVRWEYHHCKLLYVSLCGARLLEYVTDKRMSSSEQFPQGDRGNEKAVVVGGGAVRVAVTSEPESDPLYKRIIWNRLESITNLDGVDVEDVPLCARDLHQLVTLLLVSASVTKAQRLKMHTVLRTLLATEWASFESAALCLLKYLNLGLETANLQRTFFSYEDVFENEFTVVAQLLKEGLGGLFKNGLLSALYEQSQASQLPQTLETRKNRFVDSKLLTSSSMAVVTTVLKSLRSEVQITKHNLIKLYIGREAGFSIRSLESKIFKWQAPTLLMVSGKRLKSKTASTNKRYVQFDSEYPRFFRSSESHLKSWQSNNDRVTYAVLVTPPWRTSNKKNFGDGNCVILSLSPHLDFFTSSNRGESIYFNTLGSGLGFGNDQPINKNGVKKYLPGDVSLTIEPNLEFAVFRHVSSARGSLYFNRSKQPSLQSSDFEDRFMITDLEVWGIGSTKELEQQQKQWEWEKKQAEARQGVNLDRLKEDRAFMEMVGLVGNYGAGGSV; encoded by the coding sequence ATGGGGCAGATCAGTTCCACTGAAGCAGACGGCCACCGCGGTGGCCACGGCACCGGGACCGCTGTCAGCCTCCCGGAAGGTGCTGTGGTTGAGAATCTCGCTAAGGCAGACGttatccaccaatttcaCGGTGCGTGTAAAGCTGTTTTGCGGCCGCTCGAAGCAGCAGCAATAGCCACAAAAGTCAACTCGACCACTTTGGACGAGAAAACCGGCCTCACCCCGTCAGATCTCGCGTTCCTCCTCCAGCTTGCCGACACGGCGGACGACGTAGGTCTGTCGGATTCGGGGTTGGTACGTAGCATTAGAATCATCTATGATTCGTGTAAGGTGATGGAGAGTTTCCCGTTTATCAGTGAAACCGCCTTTGATTCAGCCCATCTGTTGACGCTTGATGGGATCATCGCCGCTGCCGCATTCCATTCCGGGCGGTACAGGGCGATTGTACGGTGGGAGTATCATCATTGCAAATTGTTGTATGTTTCGTTGTGCGGTGCCCGTTTGCTTGAGTATGTGACTGATAAACGAATGTCCAGCAGTGAACAATTCCCACAGGGAGACCGTGGGAACGAGAaggcggtggtggttggtggtggtgctgTGCGTGTGGCAGTGACCAGTGAGCCTGAATCAGACCCGCTCTACAAACGGATTATATGGAATCGACTTGAaagtatcaccaacttggacGGTGTCGATGTGGAGGATGTGCCGCTATGTGCCCGTGATCTCCATCAGCTTGTGACGCTTCTTCTCGTGCTGGCATCAGTTACAAAAGCTCAGCGACTCAAAATGCATACGGTGTTGCGGACACTTTTGGCAACCGAGTGGGCTAGTTTTGAGTCTGCTGCCTTGTGCCTtctcaagtacttgaatcttggacttgaaacCGCTAACTTACAAAGGACGTTCTTTTCTTACGAAGACGTATTTGAGAACGAGTTCACGGTGGTGGCACAGTTGCTTAAAGAGGGACTTGGAGGCCTCTTTAAAAACGGGCTTTTGTCGGCATTGTATGAGCAGAGCCAGGCCCTGCAGTTGCCACAGACACTAGAGACTCGCAAGAACCGGTTTGTGGATTCAAAACTCCTTACCAGCTCGTCTATGGCTGTCGTTACAACTGTTCTCAAAAGCTTGCGCTCGGAGGTCCAGATCACTAAACACAATTTAATCAAGTTGTACATTGGCCGAGAAGCTGGCTTTTCCATCCGGTCTCTTGAGCTGAAGATCTTCAAATGGCAAGCACCaactttgttgatggtatcGGGAAAGCGATTAAAGCTGAAGACAgcttccaccaacaaacGGTACGTCCAGTTTGACTCGGAGTACCCTCGTTTTTTTCGATCACTGGAGAGCCATTTAAAGTCCTGGCAATCCAACAATGACCGGGTGACGTATGCAGTGTTGGTAACACCTCCATGGAGAACatccaacaagaagaactttggtgatggtaaCTGCGTGATTCTCAGCTTATCCCCACacttggactttttcaCCAGCAGTAATAGAGGTGAACTGATCTACTTCAATACACTTGGGCTGGGGTTGGGGTTTGGTAATGACCAGCCTATCAACAAGAATGGTGTCAAGAAGTACTTACCAGGGGATGTGTCGTTGACGATCGAGcccaacttggagtttgcCGTGTTCAGGCATGTGCTGTCAGCACGCGGCAGTCTTTACTTCAACCGCTCGAAGCAGCCATCGCTTCAAAGCTCAGACTTTGAAGACCGCTTCATGATTACAGACCTCGAGGTTTGGGGGATCGGCTCGACTAAGGAGTTAGAGCAACAACAGAAACAGTGGGAATGGGAAAAGAAACAGGCGGAGGCTCGCCAGGGAGTAAACTTGGACAGATTAAAAGAGGATAGAGCGTTCATGGAGATGGTTGGGCTAGTAGGAAATTATGGAGCCGGCGGATCGGTATAG
- a CDS encoding uncharacterized protein (COG:S; EggNog:ENOG503PPZ0) encodes MTRFKNVRKMSLVCLVYTFDTVFGLVYTLYFSWFWFHHEAGSSDQSSGSHRRGMAVPPGDYKDEVSSSSTQSQSASPAHELFLTVSATVVVTVVRAYFNLVVVSFTRQLLKQYGHDEVVADDEQTLFQNKGVVARVRRTVFEIEVRSRDILLDLFS; translated from the coding sequence ATGACACGGTTCAAGAACGTTCGGAAAATGTCTCTCGTGTGCCTTGTGTATACTTTCGACACAGTGTTTGGATTGGTTTACACGCTCTACTTTCTGTGGTTCTGGTTCCACCACGAAGCGGGCCTGTCGGACCAGCTGTCGGGCTCGCACCGGCGTGGCATGGCAGTGCCTCCAGGAGATTACAAGGACGAGGTGCTGTCGTCGCTGACGCAGTCACAGTCGGCGTCTCCGGCGCACGAACTCTTCCTCACTGTTAGCGCCACGGTGGTGGTAACAGTGGTACGCGCCTACTTTAATCTCGTGGTGGTGTCGTTCACGAGGCAGCTCCTCAAGCAGTACGGTCACGACGAGGTGGTGGCCGACGACGAACAGACCCTTTTCCAGAACAAGGGCGTGGTGGCGCGTGTGCGGCGGACCGTGTTCGAAATCGAGGTCCGTTCTCGTGACATCCTTCTTGACTTGTTCAGTTAA